From Streptomyces sp. NBC_01460, a single genomic window includes:
- the dapA gene encoding 4-hydroxy-tetrahydrodipicolinate synthase, whose translation MAPISTPQTPFGRVLTAMVTPFTADGAIDLDGAQRLAAHLVDAGNDGLVVNGTTGESPTTSDAEKDQLVRAVLEAVGDRAHVVAGVGTNDTRHSIELARTAERTGAHGLLAVTPYYNKPPQEGLLRHFGAIADSTELPVMLYDIPGRSGVPIDTETLVRLAEHPRIVANKDAKGDLGRASWAIAQSGLAWYSGDDMLNLPLLSVGAVGFVSVVGHVVTPELRALIEAHLGGDVQKATEIHQKLLPVFTGMFRTQGVITTKAALTLQGLPAGPLRLPLVELTAQETAQLKIDLAAGGVQL comes from the coding sequence ATGGCTCCGATCTCCACTCCGCAGACCCCCTTCGGGAGGGTCCTCACCGCTATGGTCACGCCCTTCACGGCGGACGGCGCAATCGACCTCGACGGCGCCCAGCGGCTCGCCGCCCATCTGGTGGACGCAGGCAACGACGGCCTGGTCGTCAACGGCACCACGGGCGAGTCCCCGACCACCAGCGACGCGGAGAAAGACCAGCTCGTCAGGGCTGTGCTGGAAGCGGTAGGAGACCGCGCCCACGTCGTCGCAGGCGTCGGCACCAACGACACACGGCACAGCATCGAGCTGGCACGCACCGCCGAGCGCACCGGCGCCCACGGCCTCCTCGCGGTCACGCCGTACTACAACAAGCCGCCGCAGGAGGGCCTCCTCCGCCACTTCGGCGCCATCGCGGACTCCACGGAGCTCCCGGTGATGCTGTACGACATTCCCGGCCGCAGCGGTGTGCCGATCGACACAGAGACGCTCGTGCGTCTCGCCGAGCACCCCAGGATCGTCGCCAACAAGGACGCCAAGGGAGACCTGGGCCGTGCCAGCTGGGCCATAGCTCAGTCCGGCCTCGCCTGGTACTCGGGCGACGACATGCTCAACCTTCCCCTGCTCTCGGTCGGCGCCGTCGGCTTCGTCTCCGTCGTCGGCCACGTCGTCACCCCGGAGCTCCGCGCGCTCATCGAGGCACACCTCGGCGGTGACGTGCAGAAGGCCACGGAGATCCACCAGAAGCTGCTCCCGGTCTTCACCGGGATGTTCCGCACCCAGGGCGTGATCACCACCAAGGCCGCGCTCACCCTGCAGGGCCTGCCCGCCGGCCCACTGCGCCTCCCCCTGGTGGAACTCACCGCACAGGAGACGGCCCAGCTCAAGATCGATCTGGCTGCCGGTGGGGTACAGCTCTGA
- a CDS encoding ribonuclease J, producing the protein MSHPHPELGTPPKLPKNGLRVTPLGGLGEIGRNMTVFEYGGRLLIVDCGVLFPEEEQPGIDLILPDFTTIRDRLDDIEGIVLTHGHEDHIGAVPYLLRLKPDIPLIGSKLTLALIEAKLQEHRIRPYTLEVTEGQRERIGIFDCEFVAVNHSIPDALAVAIRTPAGMAVVTGDFKMDQLPLDGRLTDLHAFARLSEEGIDLLLSDSTNAEVPGFVPPERDISNVLRTVFANAQKRIIVASFASHVHRIQQILDAAHEYGRRVAFVGRSMVRNMGIARDLGYLKVPAGLVVDVKSLDDLPDDEVVLVCTGSQGEPMAALSRMANRDHQIRIVPGDTVILASSLIPGNENAVYRVINGLTRWGANVVHKGNAKVHVSGHASAGELLYFYNICKPKNLMPVHGEWRHLRANAELGALTGVPKDHIVIAEDGVVVDLVDGKAKIVGKVQAGYVYVDGLSVGDVTETSLKDRRILGDEGIISVFIVVDSSSGKIVGGPHIQARGSGIDDSAFSAVVPKVQDALNKSAQDGVMEPHQLQQLVRRTVGKWVSDTYRRRPMILPVVVEV; encoded by the coding sequence TTGAGTCATCCGCATCCTGAACTCGGTACGCCGCCGAAGCTCCCCAAGAACGGCCTGCGGGTCACCCCGCTGGGCGGCCTGGGCGAGATCGGCCGCAACATGACGGTCTTCGAGTACGGCGGCCGTCTGCTCATCGTCGACTGCGGTGTGCTCTTCCCCGAGGAGGAGCAGCCCGGGATCGACCTGATCCTTCCGGACTTCACCACCATCCGGGACCGCCTGGACGACATCGAGGGCATCGTCCTCACGCACGGCCACGAGGACCACATCGGAGCCGTCCCGTATCTGCTCCGGCTGAAGCCGGACATCCCCCTCATCGGCTCCAAGCTGACCCTCGCACTCATCGAGGCCAAGCTCCAGGAGCACCGGATCCGTCCCTACACCCTCGAGGTGACCGAGGGACAGCGTGAGCGCATCGGCATCTTCGACTGCGAGTTCGTCGCGGTCAACCACTCCATCCCGGACGCCCTCGCGGTCGCCATCCGCACCCCTGCGGGCATGGCCGTCGTCACCGGCGACTTCAAGATGGACCAGCTCCCGCTGGACGGCCGTCTCACCGACCTGCACGCCTTCGCGAGGCTGAGCGAGGAAGGCATCGACCTCCTCCTCTCCGACTCGACGAACGCGGAGGTCCCGGGATTCGTTCCGCCGGAGCGGGACATCTCCAACGTCCTGCGCACGGTGTTCGCCAACGCGCAGAAGCGCATCATCGTGGCCAGCTTCGCGAGCCACGTGCACCGCATCCAGCAGATCCTGGACGCCGCCCACGAGTACGGCCGCAGGGTCGCCTTCGTGGGACGTTCCATGGTCCGCAACATGGGGATCGCTCGTGACCTGGGCTACCTGAAGGTGCCCGCCGGCCTGGTCGTGGACGTCAAGAGCCTCGACGACCTGCCCGACGACGAGGTCGTGCTCGTCTGCACGGGCTCCCAGGGCGAGCCCATGGCCGCGCTCTCCCGCATGGCCAACCGTGACCACCAGATCCGGATCGTCCCGGGCGACACCGTGATCCTGGCGTCCTCACTGATCCCGGGCAACGAGAACGCGGTCTACCGCGTGATCAACGGCCTGACCCGCTGGGGCGCGAACGTCGTCCACAAGGGCAACGCCAAGGTCCACGTCTCGGGCCACGCCTCGGCCGGCGAGCTGCTGTACTTCTACAACATCTGCAAGCCGAAGAACCTGATGCCGGTGCACGGCGAATGGCGCCATCTCAGGGCCAACGCCGAGCTCGGTGCGCTGACCGGGGTGCCGAAGGACCACATCGTCATCGCGGAGGACGGCGTCGTCGTCGACCTCGTCGACGGCAAGGCGAAGATCGTCGGCAAGGTCCAGGCCGGTTACGTGTACGTCGACGGCCTCTCGGTCGGCGACGTCACGGAGACGTCCCTCAAGGACCGTCGCATCCTCGGCGACGAGGGGATCATCTCGGTCTTCATCGTGGTCGACAGCTCGTCCGGCAAGATCGTGGGCGGTCCTCACATCCAGGCCCGCGGCTCCGGCATCGACGACTCCGCGTTCAGCGCCGTGGTGCCCAAGGTCCAGGACGCCCTCAACAAGTCGGCCCAGGACGGCGTGATGGAGCCGCACCAGCTCCAGCAGCTGGTCCGGCGCACCGTGGGCAAGTGGGTGTCGGACACCTACCGCCGGCGTCCGATGATCCTTCCGGTCGTCGTCGAGGTCTGA
- a CDS encoding DinB family protein has translation MAWTAPPVVRTVELGSLGVLPERQMLEGWLQWHRETLMAKCAGLSSVDLARTTVAPSTLSLLGLVRHMAEIERWWFRRSFAGEALGCVFTGPEDGNEGLDGVEAANAARAFELFRTEIRLSDAAAAGRDLDETFRSAGGIPLSLRWVYFVMIQEYARHNGHADLLRERTDGATGDSG, from the coding sequence ATGGCATGGACAGCACCGCCCGTCGTCCGGACCGTGGAGCTCGGCAGTCTGGGAGTCCTCCCCGAGCGTCAGATGCTGGAGGGCTGGCTGCAGTGGCACCGGGAGACGCTCATGGCCAAATGCGCCGGGCTGTCGTCGGTGGACCTGGCCAGGACGACGGTGGCACCGTCCACGCTCAGCCTCCTCGGACTCGTCCGTCATATGGCGGAGATCGAGCGCTGGTGGTTCCGGCGGAGCTTTGCGGGTGAGGCTCTCGGCTGCGTCTTCACAGGCCCGGAGGACGGAAACGAAGGGCTGGACGGAGTCGAGGCGGCGAATGCGGCTCGGGCATTCGAATTGTTCCGGACCGAGATTCGCCTGAGTGACGCAGCAGCTGCCGGCCGCGACCTCGACGAGACGTTCCGGTCGGCCGGGGGAATCCCTCTCAGCCTGCGCTGGGTCTACTTCGTGATGATCCAGGAGTACGCCCGGCACAACGGGCACGCAGACCTCCTGCGGGAGCGTACCGACGGGGCGACGGGTGACTCCGGCTGA
- a CDS encoding SpoIIE family protein phosphatase, which yields MGSAVITARAAATFDPVGRSVATARAFVRDTLQGWGYTDVVDDAVVLTSELVTNAVVHAGTAADVLCLRTEDGVRVEVADHYPEREVPLQSSGLDFGSPDREGGRGLLLCAALASRWGVEYTPTHKHVWFQLDLPERPVGVRSASPVLPTALLPVAEPRVRVAVVQIDGSGAIASWNDDATFLFGYAAEQVGGKQLTDFVAWPHTPGTNTGIADALRLSRWEGSYGIRGADGRIIPVYGSHLRVRDADGEPSTVCLLVRDYERAVLQTPVRAPVSDTSAENRSTDPFEIFIGSPAPDDLDGLLQRTVERARDMLDADAAFLLLATDDETELEVRATTGLPSARQRFARVPVEAGTGRYGSARMPAVHEDLTVVPGAVPLLSDTGMRSVVTVPLKVEGRLTGSLGVAAEAPGRYSNEEALRLQFAADRIALAVESARLGELERLRRGSLSFLVEASDLLAGTLDRDQTLALMAQMTVPTLATWCAVYTIADQSSEPYLSYVLHEDEELIDGLKALLSSIDPPDPVPAPGARLWPVPTEAGHQAALRTSKRTLGRDAPLSMGAAARTVLATAVAVGGETVVLPLVARNRVIGMLTLGKPSDEHFRQEILELAEDLSRRAALALDNARLYSERMAISQSLQRSLLPPGLPDVPNVEIEVIYRAAGEGNEVGGDFYDVFPIRDGAYGFAIGDVCGTGPEAAAVTGLARHALRLLAREGFGGPAVLERLNAAILDEGARSRFLTLLYGELWPQEDGSALLKVVCAGHPLPLRLRQDGSVEAAAEPQPLLGVIEDLELYEQEVTLEPGDVLLCVTDGVTERREGTRMLGDDGLAEVLTMCTGLTAGAVAGRILRAVERFAAEPASDDMAILAMRVPEPQNI from the coding sequence ATGGGGAGTGCTGTGATCACCGCGCGCGCGGCTGCCACCTTCGATCCGGTCGGACGCTCGGTCGCGACCGCCCGCGCGTTCGTCCGCGACACCCTCCAGGGGTGGGGTTATACCGACGTCGTTGACGACGCCGTCGTTCTTACCAGTGAACTCGTGACCAATGCCGTCGTTCACGCGGGCACGGCCGCCGACGTGCTCTGTCTGCGCACCGAGGACGGCGTGCGCGTCGAGGTCGCCGACCACTATCCGGAGCGGGAGGTCCCGCTCCAGAGCTCGGGCCTCGATTTCGGCAGCCCGGATCGCGAAGGCGGTCGCGGGCTGCTGCTCTGCGCGGCGCTCGCCTCCCGCTGGGGCGTCGAGTACACCCCGACGCACAAACACGTCTGGTTCCAGCTCGACCTTCCCGAACGCCCCGTGGGTGTCCGCTCCGCCAGCCCGGTGCTGCCCACCGCTCTGCTGCCCGTGGCGGAACCGCGTGTACGGGTGGCCGTCGTCCAGATCGACGGCTCCGGCGCCATCGCCTCGTGGAACGACGACGCCACGTTCCTCTTCGGCTACGCCGCGGAGCAGGTCGGCGGCAAGCAGCTGACCGACTTCGTGGCCTGGCCGCACACTCCCGGCACCAACACCGGCATCGCCGACGCCCTGCGGCTCTCCCGGTGGGAGGGCAGTTACGGCATCCGCGGGGCCGACGGCCGGATCATCCCCGTGTACGGCTCGCACCTCAGGGTCCGCGACGCGGACGGCGAACCCTCCACCGTCTGCCTCCTCGTGCGCGACTACGAACGCGCCGTGCTCCAGACCCCGGTCCGCGCCCCCGTCTCCGACACCTCGGCCGAGAACCGCAGTACGGATCCGTTCGAGATCTTCATCGGCTCGCCCGCACCCGACGACCTGGACGGACTGCTTCAGCGCACGGTGGAGCGCGCCCGGGACATGCTGGACGCCGACGCCGCCTTCCTGCTGCTGGCCACCGACGACGAGACCGAGCTGGAGGTCCGGGCGACGACCGGCCTCCCCTCGGCCCGCCAGCGCTTCGCACGGGTGCCCGTGGAGGCCGGCACGGGGCGCTACGGCTCCGCCCGTATGCCCGCGGTCCATGAGGACCTCACCGTCGTCCCCGGCGCCGTACCGCTGCTCAGCGACACCGGGATGCGCTCGGTCGTCACGGTTCCCCTCAAGGTCGAGGGCCGTCTCACCGGTTCGCTGGGGGTGGCGGCCGAAGCCCCGGGACGCTACTCCAACGAGGAGGCGCTGAGGCTGCAGTTCGCCGCGGACCGCATCGCGCTGGCCGTCGAGTCGGCCAGACTCGGCGAGCTGGAACGCCTGCGCCGCGGCTCGCTGTCCTTCCTCGTCGAGGCGTCCGACCTGCTCGCCGGCACCCTGGACAGGGACCAGACACTGGCGCTGATGGCCCAGATGACCGTGCCCACCCTGGCCACCTGGTGCGCCGTCTACACCATCGCCGACCAGTCCTCGGAGCCGTACCTCTCGTACGTCCTCCACGAGGACGAGGAACTCATCGACGGCCTGAAGGCCCTGCTCTCCTCCATCGACCCTCCCGACCCCGTCCCCGCCCCGGGCGCCCGCCTCTGGCCGGTACCCACGGAAGCGGGCCATCAGGCCGCCCTGCGGACGTCCAAGCGCACCCTGGGCAGGGACGCCCCGCTGAGCATGGGAGCCGCCGCCCGCACCGTCCTGGCCACGGCGGTCGCCGTCGGAGGCGAGACCGTGGTCCTGCCCCTGGTGGCCAGGAACCGGGTGATCGGCATGCTCACCCTCGGCAAGCCGTCCGACGAGCACTTCCGCCAGGAGATCCTGGAGCTGGCCGAGGACCTGTCCCGACGGGCCGCTCTCGCCCTCGACAACGCCCGCCTGTACTCGGAGCGCATGGCCATCAGCCAGTCGCTCCAGCGCAGCCTCCTGCCGCCCGGCCTGCCCGACGTGCCCAACGTCGAGATCGAGGTCATCTACCGCGCGGCGGGCGAGGGCAACGAGGTCGGCGGCGACTTCTACGACGTGTTCCCCATCCGTGACGGTGCGTACGGCTTCGCCATCGGCGACGTCTGCGGTACCGGCCCGGAGGCGGCAGCCGTCACCGGCCTCGCCCGGCACGCCCTGCGCCTGCTGGCCCGCGAGGGCTTCGGCGGCCCGGCGGTGCTGGAGCGGCTCAACGCGGCGATCCTGGACGAGGGGGCGCGCAGCCGCTTCCTCACCCTGCTCTACGGGGAGTTGTGGCCCCAGGAGGACGGAAGCGCCCTCCTGAAGGTCGTCTGTGCCGGACACCCTCTCCCCCTGCGCCTGCGCCAGGACGGCTCCGTGGAGGCCGCGGCCGAGCCGCAGCCGCTGCTGGGCGTCATCGAGGACCTCGAACTCTACGAGCAGGAGGTCACACTGGAGCCCGGGGACGTGCTCCTGTGCGTGACCGACGGGGTCACCGAACGCCGCGAGGGAACTCGCATGCTGGGCGACGACGGCCTGGCCGAGGTCCTGACCATGTGTACGGGCCTGACGGCCGGCGCGGTCGCCGGCCGCATCCTGCGGGCGGTGGAGCGCTTCGCCGCGGAGCCGGCATCCGACGACATGGCCATTCTGGCCATGCGCGTCCCGGAGCCGCAGAACATCTAG